From Rudanella lutea DSM 19387, a single genomic window includes:
- a CDS encoding PorT family protein, giving the protein MLSCTIGGALSASLMLSPTVANAQQSADTLRRNEQGDKCTPKENIYRLGRGVYTDTLRRADFRARASDVAELDDCDTTLQTFVLVRRPSPWRVGAYVGPNFAYCGTWDATFGNNRRDNTLYNGTGFNITLNTDYFLSRPERRLRFGIGAAFGYQNYRTRRDYIDFLRTRASQLGIPNTAEVQIRQRSSEDFFFTLGPVLQWTFARSRRNPSCTSFLELSPKIGIYRTEAALLAASVPSLNDRLVRMVSPSNRLNHFGGNLSLGVFFPLRNTWHVGVQAQGFYTGLNYFIVDGVADQLLSYYRKHGGFNAGLAVRKGFQQKKLIPKAPVSCPTCDSVPVVTVRFANQTPLGGLSYVGDSTAANSLPSISWRSRTVNPKNETFTARLYYRPDSVAAGSPASDQIIAEVVNTTDTTLAFPSTYVDEAGRARRGFYYVTVHNRQTAKCGTCMSEVATTSFALLKPNFTPQAPCEFRHKLERLEVFYRNPYTRDIASVCYCNGEVISVGEKTTRLRFSGLNRRLAIDPYTFDSTALVLNFSQLPGPLAQQLQEEKRKIESGQGIRYKGRRVRPQVQYFRAVFSAEQLPCNGQEGRPVGSFNVIVSDNTYSITDLKPLSPEQYQKLTAPAAPQPSRRRR; this is encoded by the coding sequence ATGTTATCTTGTACCATTGGAGGTGCGTTGTCGGCAAGCCTAATGCTCAGCCCGACGGTGGCCAACGCGCAACAGTCTGCCGATACGCTCCGTCGAAATGAGCAAGGTGACAAATGTACGCCCAAAGAAAACATCTACCGCCTGGGCCGTGGCGTGTACACCGATACGTTGCGCCGGGCTGACTTCCGGGCGCGTGCCAGCGACGTTGCCGAGCTGGACGATTGTGACACAACACTGCAAACGTTCGTATTGGTACGGCGGCCCTCGCCATGGCGGGTTGGGGCTTACGTAGGACCTAACTTCGCGTATTGCGGAACCTGGGACGCTACGTTTGGCAACAACCGTCGTGACAACACGTTGTACAACGGTACCGGTTTCAATATCACCCTCAACACCGACTATTTCCTGAGCCGTCCTGAGCGCCGGCTGCGGTTTGGTATCGGTGCTGCGTTTGGTTATCAGAACTACCGGACCCGGCGCGACTACATCGACTTCCTGCGTACGCGGGCGTCGCAATTAGGGATTCCGAATACGGCCGAAGTGCAAATCCGTCAACGCTCATCTGAAGACTTCTTCTTCACGTTGGGTCCTGTTTTGCAGTGGACGTTTGCCCGGAGCCGCCGGAACCCGTCTTGCACGTCGTTCCTCGAACTGTCACCGAAAATTGGTATCTATCGCACGGAGGCTGCCTTGCTGGCAGCTTCGGTACCGAGCCTGAACGACCGGCTGGTTCGGATGGTATCGCCAAGCAACCGCCTGAACCACTTCGGTGGTAACCTGTCGTTGGGCGTATTTTTCCCCCTGCGTAATACATGGCACGTGGGTGTGCAGGCACAGGGCTTTTACACCGGTCTGAACTACTTTATCGTGGATGGGGTAGCTGATCAATTGCTCTCGTACTACCGGAAACATGGTGGTTTCAATGCCGGTCTAGCCGTTCGCAAAGGCTTCCAGCAGAAGAAGCTCATCCCGAAAGCACCGGTATCTTGCCCAACCTGCGACTCAGTTCCTGTCGTGACGGTACGCTTTGCTAATCAGACTCCGCTGGGTGGTCTGTCGTATGTAGGCGACAGCACGGCTGCTAATTCACTGCCGAGCATCAGCTGGAGAAGCCGTACGGTAAACCCGAAAAACGAAACCTTTACGGCTCGTTTGTACTACCGTCCGGATTCAGTAGCTGCTGGCTCACCTGCTTCCGATCAGATCATTGCTGAGGTAGTAAATACCACCGACACCACACTGGCTTTCCCCTCTACGTACGTAGACGAGGCTGGTCGCGCCCGTCGTGGTTTCTACTACGTAACGGTTCACAACCGGCAAACGGCCAAGTGCGGTACATGTATGAGCGAAGTAGCTACGACAAGCTTTGCCTTGTTGAAGCCAAACTTCACGCCACAGGCACCGTGCGAGTTCCGTCACAAACTGGAGCGCCTGGAGGTGTTCTACCGCAATCCATACACGCGTGACATCGCCAGCGTTTGTTACTGTAACGGTGAGGTTATCTCGGTTGGTGAGAAAACGACGCGTCTGCGCTTCAGCGGCCTGAACCGCCGTCTGGCTATCGATCCGTACACCTTCGATTCTACCGCCCTTGTGCTGAACTTCTCACAACTGCCTGGCCCGCTGGCACAGCAGCTGCAGGAAGAGAAGCGTAAGATCGAGTCAGGTCAGGGTATCCGTTACAAAGGCCGTCGTGTACGTCCGCAGGTACAGTACTTCCGCGCTGTGTTCTCGGCTGAGCAACTGCCATGCAACGGTCAGGAAGGTCGCCCAGTGGGTAGCTTCAACGTAATCGTGAGCGACAACACGTACTCGATTACTGATCTGAAGCCACTCAGCCCTGAGCAGTATCAGAAACTGACGGCACCCGCTGCTCCACAGCCAAGCCGTCGCCGTCGGTAA
- a CDS encoding PspC domain-containing protein → MKKTISINISGVIFHIEEDGYDKLKSYLTSVQQYFSSYEDSQEIITDIENRIAEKLFAKLKANEKQTGSPREAVTLEDVNELIAAMGTVADFEAVEEEELFTTSARSNQSNPAGGSASSAGGAYGYGSATGSTQSGRTTTAPRRLVRDLHRKTLGGVASGLANYFNVDPVWVRLLFVLLVLGFPALGGTSNNEGFFGSLAGVTVLAYIAMWIAFPGSSTLEDDKTVKKFYRDPDDKVLGGVAAGLSAYFGIDRGLVRLLFVVLIALFGIGLISYLVLWAISPTADTVTEKMEMQGRPITLANIEQTIKHNLNVPDGGPESGLTKVLLFPFRAVSMILAGLGQALGPFLNGIVSVIRVLAGIILILVAFSGVIACVSLAGAAFGIMSGVYPDNSGPFPFDWIRADLDAPMVITSFIAGVLPCIALGVLGVMLITRRLYFNGRTALTLLGIWILSLVIAGATITPLVSGFSRSETIEETVTIPIANIPTPTFAMSDTDTEFDYNPSIEIRGYAGNEVQLLQRFKARGRNRKDAENNARTIEYNYTVKDSVIRFNSELELAPKARFRAQELDMDLLIPFEKPFRMTREFAYFVRNQFTQTELDRMDRTIWKLTANEGLVSINFPRDIDQESNERDDQANTDDEDFSDDEFNASFDEAGPRTRTFNVRGFDEIEATGALVVRVRQGETFQVVADGEQRELDKLDVEVDGQTLKLSPSKGSLFGNRSKAPVRVSVTMPTVEGLSLTGACQGKLDGFGRLNRLNLDLTGASLAVVDANVGMLSVEMTGASKAQLKGNADELKSSLTGASLLAAKQMSIDKAEVSAHGASKAAFGQVNNLDESTSGASSISRGN, encoded by the coding sequence ATGAAAAAGACGATCAGCATCAATATTAGTGGCGTCATCTTCCACATTGAAGAAGACGGCTACGACAAACTTAAGAGTTACCTGACTTCGGTGCAGCAGTACTTCTCCTCGTACGAAGACAGCCAGGAAATTATTACCGATATCGAAAACCGGATTGCCGAGAAGCTGTTTGCCAAATTGAAGGCGAACGAAAAGCAAACGGGCAGCCCCCGCGAAGCCGTTACCCTCGAAGACGTCAACGAACTGATTGCGGCTATGGGTACCGTAGCCGATTTTGAAGCCGTTGAAGAAGAGGAACTGTTTACGACCTCAGCCCGCAGTAACCAAAGCAACCCCGCGGGTGGCTCGGCAAGCTCGGCAGGTGGTGCCTACGGGTACGGCTCCGCTACGGGTAGCACCCAAAGCGGCCGGACAACCACGGCCCCCCGGCGGCTGGTGCGCGACCTGCACCGCAAAACCCTGGGTGGCGTAGCCTCCGGCCTGGCCAACTACTTCAACGTAGACCCGGTCTGGGTTCGTCTGTTGTTCGTATTGCTGGTGCTGGGTTTCCCGGCTCTGGGTGGTACATCGAACAATGAAGGTTTCTTTGGCAGTCTGGCCGGGGTGACGGTTCTGGCCTATATAGCCATGTGGATCGCGTTTCCGGGATCGAGCACGCTGGAGGACGATAAGACGGTAAAGAAATTTTACCGCGACCCCGACGATAAAGTCCTGGGTGGTGTTGCCGCTGGTCTGAGTGCCTATTTCGGTATCGACCGGGGTCTGGTTCGCCTGTTGTTTGTGGTCCTGATTGCCCTGTTTGGTATCGGTCTGATCTCGTATCTGGTCTTGTGGGCGATCTCGCCCACGGCCGATACCGTGACCGAAAAAATGGAGATGCAGGGCCGGCCCATCACACTGGCTAACATTGAGCAGACCATCAAGCACAACCTGAACGTACCTGATGGTGGCCCCGAGAGCGGTCTCACCAAGGTATTGCTATTTCCTTTTCGGGCGGTGTCCATGATTCTGGCGGGGTTGGGTCAGGCACTCGGGCCGTTTCTGAACGGGATTGTGAGCGTAATTCGGGTACTGGCCGGCATCATTCTGATTCTGGTGGCCTTTTCGGGCGTAATTGCCTGTGTGAGCCTGGCTGGAGCCGCTTTTGGCATTATGTCAGGGGTATATCCTGACAATTCCGGGCCGTTTCCGTTCGACTGGATTCGGGCCGACCTCGACGCACCGATGGTTATTACCAGCTTTATTGCCGGGGTTCTGCCCTGCATTGCCCTGGGTGTGCTGGGCGTAATGCTCATCACCCGCCGGTTGTACTTCAATGGCCGCACAGCCCTTACCCTGCTGGGTATCTGGATTCTGAGCCTTGTTATTGCCGGAGCCACCATTACGCCTTTGGTGAGCGGGTTTAGCCGTAGCGAAACCATCGAAGAGACCGTTACGATACCCATCGCGAATATTCCCACGCCCACCTTCGCCATGAGCGATACCGATACCGAGTTTGATTACAACCCAAGCATCGAAATTCGGGGGTATGCCGGCAATGAGGTACAGCTGCTTCAGCGCTTCAAGGCCCGTGGCCGCAATCGGAAAGATGCCGAAAACAATGCCCGGACCATCGAGTACAATTATACCGTCAAAGACTCTGTGATTCGATTCAACAGCGAGCTTGAGCTGGCTCCCAAAGCCCGTTTCCGTGCTCAGGAACTGGATATGGACCTACTTATTCCGTTTGAAAAACCGTTCCGTATGACCCGCGAGTTTGCGTATTTCGTTCGCAACCAGTTTACCCAGACCGAACTCGACCGGATGGATCGGACAATCTGGAAACTGACCGCCAACGAGGGGCTGGTGAGCATCAACTTTCCGAGAGATATTGACCAGGAATCGAACGAACGTGACGATCAGGCCAATACCGACGACGAGGACTTCTCAGACGACGAATTCAACGCCAGCTTCGACGAGGCAGGCCCCCGCACACGTACCTTCAACGTTCGTGGATTCGACGAGATCGAAGCAACGGGTGCGCTGGTTGTTCGGGTACGGCAGGGCGAAACGTTTCAGGTCGTAGCCGATGGCGAACAGCGCGAACTGGATAAGCTGGATGTTGAGGTAGACGGTCAGACCCTGAAACTCTCACCCTCGAAAGGCAGCCTGTTTGGCAATCGCTCAAAGGCACCCGTCCGCGTCAGCGTGACCATGCCCACCGTCGAAGGCCTCAGCCTGACGGGAGCCTGCCAGGGTAAACTGGATGGGTTCGGGCGGCTCAACCGACTCAACCTCGACCTCACCGGTGCCAGCCTCGCCGTAGTCGATGCGAATGTGGGTATGCTTAGTGTTGAGATGACTGGTGCCTCAAAAGCGCAATTAAAAGGCAATGCCGACGAGCTGAAAAGCTCACTGACCGGGGCATCGCTGCTCGCAGCCAAGCAAATGTCAATCGATAAGGCCGAGGTATCAGCCCACGGCGCCAGCAAAGCCGCCTTTGGGCAGGTGAACAATCTGGACGAAAGCACGTCGGGTGCCAGCAGCATCAGCCGGGGCAATTAA
- a CDS encoding head GIN domain-containing protein: MKRNTFFLLALTLLTGLTMGFARAADDVRTFTLSGFDKVDIGSAFTIQVTQGSQFSVKASGRDEDLKELEATVTGGTLKVRYKKSNWGWNNNRKNIRIDVVMPQLRGMNFSGASTATVRGFRNQGDVKLDVSGASTANIDLDADGLQVDFSGASSVTLNGRATRMTGDVSGATTLRAYELKTKQVNLDVSGASNANVSATEKVNVEASGASSVRYRGGASVSSNTSGASSVRRDS, from the coding sequence ATGAAACGAAACACCTTTTTCCTTCTCGCCCTGACGCTGCTCACCGGTCTCACGATGGGCTTTGCCCGGGCCGCCGACGATGTCCGCACGTTTACCCTCAGCGGCTTCGACAAAGTCGACATCGGCAGTGCCTTCACCATTCAGGTGACTCAGGGCAGTCAGTTCAGCGTAAAGGCGTCGGGCCGCGACGAAGACCTGAAAGAACTGGAAGCCACCGTAACAGGCGGCACCCTCAAGGTTCGGTACAAAAAGAGTAACTGGGGCTGGAACAACAACCGTAAGAACATCCGCATCGACGTGGTCATGCCTCAGTTGCGCGGCATGAACTTCTCCGGGGCCAGTACGGCTACCGTGCGCGGTTTCCGCAATCAGGGCGATGTAAAACTTGACGTATCGGGAGCCTCGACAGCCAATATCGATCTCGACGCCGACGGGCTTCAGGTTGACTTTTCGGGGGCCTCGTCGGTAACACTTAATGGCCGCGCTACCCGCATGACGGGCGATGTGTCGGGGGCCACTACCCTGCGCGCTTACGAGCTCAAAACCAAACAGGTTAACCTCGACGTGTCGGGGGCGAGCAACGCCAACGTATCCGCTACCGAAAAAGTGAATGTGGAAGCCAGCGGAGCCAGCAGCGTTCGCTACCGGGGCGGGGCTTCGGTTAGCAGCAACACCTCAGGGGCCAGCAGTGTGCGCCGGGATAGTTAA
- a CDS encoding PPC domain-containing DNA-binding protein has product MRALLLLITLLSLPIMAYSQSSPVPVMASDMKTLSFRLRPGQDLKEELDKLVQQEGIEAGAVLTCVGSLTDLTLRLANQEGPSRWQGHFEIVSLVGTLSTSGSHLHLSVSDSTGRTLGGHLMAGCKIYTTAETVVGVLTDVGYTREPDPTFGYRELVVRKKAKARKK; this is encoded by the coding sequence ATGCGGGCCTTATTATTGCTCATTACCCTACTCAGTTTACCGATTATGGCTTACAGTCAGTCTTCGCCCGTTCCCGTCATGGCATCGGATATGAAAACCCTCTCCTTTCGGCTACGGCCGGGCCAGGATCTGAAAGAAGAATTAGATAAACTGGTGCAGCAAGAAGGTATCGAAGCGGGCGCGGTTCTGACCTGCGTCGGAAGTCTGACCGACCTTACACTGCGACTGGCTAACCAGGAAGGCCCGAGCCGATGGCAGGGGCATTTCGAGATTGTATCGCTGGTGGGTACGCTTTCAACCAGTGGGAGTCATCTGCACCTGTCGGTTTCCGACTCTACCGGGCGTACCCTGGGCGGACATTTGATGGCTGGCTGTAAAATATATACAACGGCCGAGACGGTGGTAGGCGTACTGACCGATGTTGGGTACACCCGCGAGCCTGACCCAACATTTGGGTACCGGGAGCTGGTTGTCCGGAAAAAAGCTAAGGCCCGGAAAAAATAA
- the uxaC gene encoding glucuronate isomerase — protein MKTFITDDFLLKTETARRLYHEYAAPMPIIDYHNHLPPAQVANDHQFENITQVWLYGDHYKWRAMRTNGIPERYATGDASDYEKFAKWAETVPYTARNPLYHWTHLELLRYFDIDELLTPETARSIYDQCSEKVRSPEFSARNLLRKMNVEVVATTDDPTDSLADHARYAAEGADLLMVPTFRPDKAMMPFDTVAFGQYVERLATVSGIAITEFSEFLKALEARCDFFASLGCRASDHGLEQVWAEPCTEWEAAALFGRLLEGETLSTAEVRQFGSFMLVWFGQQDHSRGWVQQYHLGALRNNNSRLLKKLGPDTGWDSIGDFNQAQPLSRLLDRLDSNDQLARTILYNLNPADNELMATMIGNFQDGTVPGKLQFGSGWWFLDQKDGMEKQINALSNMGLLSRFVGMLTDSRSFLSFPRHEYFRRILCNMLGQDVENGELPNDVAWLGKMVQDICYNNARDYFQFAGTSQPAAAGVQ, from the coding sequence ATGAAAACATTTATTACCGACGATTTCCTGCTTAAGACCGAGACGGCCCGGCGGCTATACCACGAGTACGCGGCCCCGATGCCTATCATCGATTACCACAATCACCTGCCGCCCGCGCAGGTAGCCAACGACCATCAGTTTGAGAATATCACCCAGGTATGGCTCTACGGCGATCATTACAAGTGGCGGGCAATGCGTACCAACGGTATTCCCGAACGGTATGCAACGGGTGATGCGAGCGATTACGAAAAGTTTGCCAAGTGGGCCGAAACGGTGCCTTACACCGCCCGGAATCCCCTGTACCATTGGACCCACCTCGAGCTGCTGCGGTACTTTGACATTGACGAACTGCTAACGCCCGAAACGGCCCGCTCTATTTACGATCAGTGCTCCGAAAAGGTGCGGTCGCCGGAATTCAGTGCCCGCAATCTGTTGCGCAAAATGAATGTTGAAGTGGTAGCCACTACCGACGACCCCACCGACTCCCTGGCCGACCATGCCCGGTATGCCGCCGAAGGGGCTGATTTGCTGATGGTGCCTACTTTCCGGCCCGACAAGGCCATGATGCCGTTTGATACCGTTGCGTTTGGGCAGTACGTCGAGCGGCTGGCTACGGTTTCGGGGATTGCCATTACCGAGTTTAGTGAGTTCCTTAAAGCGCTCGAAGCACGTTGCGACTTTTTTGCCAGCTTGGGTTGTCGGGCGTCTGACCACGGTCTGGAGCAGGTTTGGGCCGAGCCCTGCACCGAATGGGAAGCAGCCGCGCTCTTTGGCCGGTTGCTCGAAGGCGAAACCCTGTCGACTGCCGAAGTGCGTCAGTTTGGCTCGTTTATGCTGGTTTGGTTTGGGCAGCAGGATCACAGTCGTGGTTGGGTACAGCAGTATCACCTCGGTGCCCTGCGCAACAACAACAGCCGTTTGCTTAAGAAATTAGGCCCCGACACGGGCTGGGATAGCATCGGTGATTTCAATCAGGCTCAACCCCTGTCGCGTCTGCTTGACCGGCTCGATAGCAACGATCAACTCGCCCGCACAATTCTGTACAACCTGAATCCGGCCGATAATGAGCTGATGGCCACCATGATTGGGAATTTCCAGGACGGAACCGTGCCGGGCAAATTGCAGTTTGGTTCGGGTTGGTGGTTCCTCGATCAGAAAGATGGCATGGAAAAGCAGATCAACGCCCTCTCGAACATGGGTCTGTTGAGCCGGTTTGTAGGTATGCTGACCGATTCGCGGAGCTTCCTGAGTTTCCCCCGGCACGAATATTTCCGGCGCATTTTGTGCAACATGCTCGGGCAGGATGTCGAAAATGGCGAACTCCCCAACGATGTTGCCTGGCTCGGTAAAATGGTTCAGGATATATGCTATAACAATGCTCGCGACTACTTCCAGTTTGCGGGCACCTCTCAGCCTGCTGCTGCGGGCGTCCAGTAA
- a CDS encoding PQQ-dependent sugar dehydrogenase — translation MNKTLFSLTCLLTSVLATEGVQAHVRAIPPTKSVAAPKRSINPTDVKLPAGFSASIVADGVGAPRHIAVSKTGDVYVKLAKLKDGKGIYRLRDTNNDGVMDERVGFGDYPGTGILIHNGYLYASSNNSVFRYKLNANEEVIAPDQPEKLVSGLREKERDKSKSIAIDGAGNLYVNIASDNDRCREPNSGKGMMPCPLLDSAAGIWRFKADVANQVFSDGVRFATGLKNVVGLDWNTKSNTLFVMMHGRGAFDDFYPQYYTPQQSAELPAETMYALKQGDDAGWPYIYYDHIQKKKLLAPEYGGDGKKLGTAKTIDPVAAFPAHLGPNALLFYTGNAFPERYRNGAFIAFHGQSQPLHKGYMVGFVPFKNGKPSGPWEIFADNFAGIDLAKPSGPVQHRPCGLAQGPDGSLYVTDDLNGTIFKISYKGPVAKTSASKK, via the coding sequence ATGAACAAAACCCTATTTTCCCTGACCTGTCTGCTTACCTCGGTTTTAGCCACCGAGGGTGTACAGGCCCACGTACGGGCCATTCCGCCCACTAAATCGGTAGCGGCCCCCAAACGCTCAATTAATCCCACCGATGTCAAACTCCCGGCGGGTTTCTCGGCCAGTATCGTAGCCGATGGCGTGGGTGCCCCCCGGCACATTGCGGTAAGCAAAACCGGCGACGTTTACGTGAAATTAGCCAAGCTCAAAGATGGCAAGGGCATTTACCGGCTGCGCGATACGAACAATGATGGTGTGATGGACGAACGGGTCGGATTCGGCGACTACCCCGGCACGGGCATCCTGATTCATAATGGTTACCTGTACGCATCGTCGAACAACAGCGTATTCCGGTACAAACTGAACGCCAACGAGGAAGTAATAGCCCCCGATCAACCCGAAAAGCTCGTGTCGGGCCTGCGCGAAAAAGAACGCGACAAGTCGAAATCGATTGCCATAGATGGAGCGGGCAACCTTTACGTCAACATTGCCTCCGACAACGACCGGTGTCGTGAGCCCAACAGCGGCAAAGGCATGATGCCCTGCCCCTTGCTCGATTCGGCCGCCGGGATCTGGCGTTTTAAAGCCGATGTGGCTAATCAGGTTTTCAGCGATGGCGTTCGGTTTGCAACCGGCCTGAAAAACGTGGTGGGCCTCGACTGGAACACCAAAAGCAACACCCTCTTTGTGATGATGCACGGCCGGGGAGCGTTCGATGATTTTTACCCGCAATATTACACCCCTCAACAAAGCGCCGAACTCCCTGCCGAAACGATGTATGCCCTGAAGCAGGGCGACGATGCCGGGTGGCCGTACATCTACTACGATCACATCCAGAAGAAGAAACTCTTAGCACCCGAATACGGTGGCGACGGCAAAAAACTGGGCACGGCCAAAACGATTGACCCGGTGGCGGCTTTCCCGGCCCACCTCGGCCCCAACGCCCTGCTGTTCTACACCGGTAACGCCTTCCCCGAACGCTACCGCAACGGCGCCTTTATTGCCTTCCACGGTCAGTCACAACCCCTGCATAAAGGGTATATGGTGGGGTTTGTTCCGTTCAAAAACGGGAAGCCATCTGGCCCGTGGGAGATTTTCGCCGATAATTTTGCCGGTATCGACCTTGCCAAACCTTCGGGCCCGGTACAGCACCGCCCCTGTGGGCTGGCGCAGGGACCTGATGGCTCGTTGTACGTGACCGACGACCTGAACGGCACTATTTTCAAAATCAGCTACAAAGGGCCGGTTGCCAAGACGAGTGCCTCGAAAAAGTAA
- a CDS encoding transglutaminase domain-containing protein, with protein MAGYGQVSKQVTTPEPPSDLAELVQGITAGAATDSAKARALFVWVATHIRYDAPKAAEFRVSYGSRPIDTLAAARQVLQARKGVCTDYSLLLYQLYRQAGLRTRIISGYAKGQFEQAGTPIQSINHQWNAVWLDGRWRMLDPTWASTNGGSRPANMHYFLTHPEWFGGDHFAHDPADRLTGPVSTKAQFDALPRVYSSFFGLGFGPDIPRQGLFQIRRKLKLVLQNRADMEFQVLAHRFGNPQKEQAFYGRAFRTPTGYELPMVVYRPGPYSVHVLSRPKGNPDDFKLILTCTVVSSQ; from the coding sequence ATGGCAGGATATGGCCAGGTTTCAAAACAGGTAACAACCCCTGAGCCACCGTCCGATTTGGCGGAGTTGGTGCAGGGCATCACCGCCGGTGCTGCTACCGATTCGGCCAAAGCAAGAGCTTTGTTTGTATGGGTAGCTACCCATATTCGGTACGACGCACCCAAAGCGGCCGAGTTTCGGGTTAGCTACGGTAGTCGGCCTATCGATACGCTGGCGGCTGCCCGGCAGGTTTTGCAGGCTCGTAAAGGCGTTTGTACCGATTACTCACTTTTACTGTATCAGTTGTACCGGCAGGCTGGTTTGCGGACTCGAATCATCAGCGGGTACGCCAAAGGGCAGTTCGAACAGGCCGGAACTCCCATTCAGTCCATTAATCATCAATGGAACGCCGTTTGGCTCGACGGGCGCTGGCGTATGCTCGATCCGACCTGGGCCAGTACCAACGGGGGGAGCCGCCCGGCCAATATGCATTATTTTCTGACCCACCCCGAGTGGTTTGGGGGTGATCATTTCGCCCATGACCCGGCCGATAGGCTGACCGGCCCTGTTTCGACCAAGGCCCAATTTGACGCGTTGCCGCGGGTGTACAGTTCGTTTTTTGGGCTGGGTTTTGGTCCCGATATTCCCCGGCAGGGGTTGTTCCAGATCCGGCGCAAACTCAAACTGGTGCTGCAAAACCGGGCTGATATGGAGTTTCAGGTGTTGGCGCACCGGTTTGGCAACCCTCAGAAAGAACAGGCGTTTTACGGGCGGGCGTTCCGCACCCCAACCGGCTACGAACTGCCGATGGTGGTGTATCGGCCCGGCCCATACTCCGTGCATGTACTGAGCCGACCCAAAGGCAATCCAGACGATTTTAAACTCATTCTGACATGCACGGTTGTGAGCAGTCAGTAA
- a CDS encoding transglutaminase domain-containing protein: MRNYTLGLSLATLMLLTGSGFVAAPTAPARSTNLVSWETTANPLLAYAPDANYSAIDNYARRTPESQSRDLTTLAKHLTAPARSDLAKARSIYAWILSHVRYDMNAYGNGTYFSEVEYANRVLKSRRAVCTGFSLLYKHLLNRAGVDVANVKGYSRTDDGTAGQPTGPVDHEWNAVKLDGDWYLVDITWAITTGKNGRPNDHYFLTDPQAFVAQHLPADSRWQLLNPPVSKAAFDRFPKLYDAYFRMGFDSRFPQNGLIRTNDVATITFRNPEDVKIICSLARPGYNSVQTVPSTLQRNGDTYTLTVRVPQRGTSTLFVFAKPKAEPGGRYQQYEAIGSFSVVKG; encoded by the coding sequence ATGCGAAACTACACATTAGGCCTTTCGCTGGCCACCCTAATGCTACTCACCGGCAGCGGATTTGTTGCCGCCCCCACTGCCCCAGCCCGCTCAACCAACCTTGTAAGCTGGGAAACCACCGCCAATCCATTGCTGGCCTACGCGCCCGACGCCAATTATAGTGCTATCGACAATTATGCGCGTCGTACGCCCGAAAGCCAATCCCGCGACCTGACCACGCTGGCCAAGCACCTGACGGCACCTGCCCGGTCGGATCTGGCCAAAGCCCGATCAATATACGCCTGGATTTTATCGCACGTACGGTACGATATGAATGCGTATGGTAACGGCACGTATTTTTCGGAAGTTGAGTACGCCAACCGGGTACTCAAATCGCGCCGGGCGGTTTGTACGGGCTTTTCGCTGTTGTACAAACACCTGCTCAACCGGGCGGGGGTCGATGTGGCTAATGTAAAAGGATACTCACGCACCGACGACGGTACGGCCGGTCAGCCCACCGGCCCCGTAGATCACGAATGGAATGCCGTAAAACTCGATGGCGACTGGTATCTGGTGGATATTACGTGGGCGATTACAACCGGCAAAAACGGTCGGCCAAACGATCACTATTTCCTGACCGACCCACAGGCGTTTGTCGCTCAGCACCTGCCTGCCGACTCGCGTTGGCAGCTACTCAACCCGCCCGTCAGCAAAGCCGCTTTCGACCGGTTCCCCAAGCTCTACGACGCCTACTTTCGGATGGGATTCGATAGCCGGTTTCCACAAAACGGGCTTATACGAACCAACGACGTAGCTACCATTACGTTTCGGAATCCGGAAGATGTAAAAATTATCTGTTCACTAGCCCGGCCGGGGTATAACTCCGTACAGACGGTGCCCTCTACCCTACAACGTAACGGCGACACCTATACCCTCACGGTACGCGTACCCCAGCGGGGCACCTCTACCCTGTTTGTATTTGCTAAACCGAAAGCCGAACCGGGTGGCCGGTATCAGCAGTACGAAGCCATCGGGTCGTTTTCGGTGGTAAAAGGTTAA
- a CDS encoding PadR family transcriptional regulator, with product MNIENAQVQMRKGILEFCILHIISRGEVYASDMLDELTSARIMVVEGTLYPLLTRLKNAGLLDYKWVESTSGPPRKYYILTELGRTSLTALNETWQELSASVHTIVEKTEQYKKPENGKPITLSENTPEPPQSNQPS from the coding sequence ATGAACATAGAGAACGCCCAGGTGCAAATGCGCAAGGGGATTCTGGAATTCTGCATTTTGCACATTATTTCCCGGGGTGAGGTGTATGCCTCCGACATGCTTGACGAGCTGACCTCAGCCCGCATCATGGTTGTGGAAGGAACGCTCTACCCCCTACTGACCCGGCTCAAAAACGCCGGCCTGCTCGATTACAAATGGGTGGAGTCGACATCGGGGCCACCGCGTAAGTACTATATCCTGACCGAACTTGGCCGTACCTCCCTCACGGCCCTCAACGAAACCTGGCAGGAACTATCAGCGTCGGTTCACACCATTGTGGAGAAAACGGAACAGTACAAGAAACCTGAGAACGGTAAGCCCATTACCCTCTCAGAGAATACCCCAGAACCTCCTCAATCGAATCAACCTTCTTAA